Proteins from a single region of Macaca fascicularis isolate 582-1 chromosome 5, T2T-MFA8v1.1:
- the ARL9 gene encoding ADP-ribosylation factor-like protein 9 isoform X2 — protein MERGKVKKKEKEKETEKEKIREKGKEEKVKRKEVEQKIKEKEKEKQEKQERRKREEKEEKRTKQGKETKKEKEQFKGQEEEGENKDSTLTRTPLEPLLVAVNLFGPTRKRTYPRDCCLSLWWIQQITADYLKPRNTFIS, from the exons ATGGAGAGGGggaaagtgaagaagaaagagaaggaaaaggagacgGAGAAGgagaaaatcagagaaaagggaaaggaagagaaagtgaaaagaaaggaGGTGGagcagaaaattaaagaaaaagaaaaggagaagcaagagaagcaggagaggagaaagagagaagagaaagaggaaaaaaggacaAAGCAAGGGaaggagacaaagaaagagaaggaacaaTTTAAGGGacaagaagaggaaggggagaacAAGGACAGCACCTTGACAAGGACCCCGCTCGAGCCGCTG TTGGTGGCAGTGAACCTTTTCGGTCCTACTCGGAAACGTACCTATCCAAGGGATTGCTGCTTATCTTTGTGGTGGATTCAGCAGATCACAGCCGATTACCTGAAGCCAAGAAATACCTTCATCAGCTAA
- the ARL9 gene encoding ADP-ribosylation factor-like protein 9 isoform X1 — protein MERGKVKKKEKEKETEKEKIREKGKEEKVKRKEVEQKIKEKEKEKQEKQERRKREEKEEKRTKQGKETKKEKEQFKGQEEEGENKDSTLTRTPLEPLEKNKQILVLGLDGAGKTSVLHSLASNRVQHSVAPTQGFNAVCINTEDGQMEFLEIGGSEPFRSYSETYLSKGLLLIFVVDSADHSRLPEAKKYLHQLIAANPVLPLVVFANKQDLEAAYHITDIHEALALSEVGNDRKMFLFGTHVTKNGSEIPSTMQDAKDLIAQLAADVQ, from the exons ATGGAGAGGGggaaagtgaagaagaaagagaaggaaaaggagacgGAGAAGgagaaaatcagagaaaagggaaaggaagagaaagtgaaaagaaaggaGGTGGagcagaaaattaaagaaaaagaaaaggagaagcaagagaagcaggagaggagaaagagagaagagaaagaggaaaaaaggacaAAGCAAGGGaaggagacaaagaaagagaaggaacaaTTTAAGGGacaagaagaggaaggggagaacAAGGACAGCACCTTGACAAGGACCCCGCTCGAGCCGCTG gagaaaaacaagcaaatccTAGTGCTGGGCCTGGATGGAGCAGGAAAAACCAGTGTCCTCCACTCTCTAGCTTCAAACAGAGTCCAGCATAGTGTGGCACCCACCCAAGGTTTCAATGCAGTTTGCATCAACACTGAAGATGGCCAAATGGAGTTCCTGGAGA TTGGTGGCAGTGAACCTTTTCGGTCCTACTCGGAAACGTACCTATCCAAGGGATTGCTGCTTATCTTTGTGGTGGATTCAGCAGATCACAGCCGATTACCTGAAGCCAAGAAATACCTTCATCAGCTAATTGCGGCAAACCCAGTACTTCCTCTGGTTGTGTTTGCAAACAAACAG GATCTGGAAGCAGCCTATCACATTACAGATATCCATGAAGCTTTGGCATTATCTGAAGTGGGAAATGACAGGAAGATGTTCTTGTTTGGAACCCACGTGACTAAGAATGGCTCAGAGATACCATCCACCATGCAAGATGCCAAAGACTTGATTGCACAGCTGGCTGCAGATGTGCAGTGA